The sequence below is a genomic window from Nitrosomonas sp..
TCGCTATTGTCAACAAAATTAGTTAATGAATAATAGTCAAACCTACCGGATTTCTTCATTAAGTTTATTAATTTTTGGCTTGTTTCATGTATTTCATTGTAAAAAATCTTTCTGTCCGCGGAAGTGTGTTTTAAGTCATTTTTCCAACCTTCAATACCATCTTCACACACAGAAAAAAATAAACAAAAATAAAGATCATCATCGGTTCTTTTTGTAAGCGCTCCCCAAACCTTTTTCATTCTTAAATCTGTAATTAGTTTTCCAAGCAAAGCAGCACTTTCTTGATCACTACCTTTAGAGATGGTTAGAAAAAGATATTTATTGTAAAACTCCAATCCTTCTACGTCTGTTATATTCGCGCTATCGTAAACAATAGGCGCCTCGCGATAGAGCTTATTTTTATGTTGTTCAATAAGTACTTTTGGCGCCCACTCCGGGTATTTCATATTTTTCTTATTGCTCTCTTGGTTTCGGTATTAACTGAATCAGCATTTATTTTTTCGACTCAGTTGCACCACACTATTGCCGTTCCTCAATCCTGCTGCTTTTAGTATTGCATTAGTGGCTGTATTAACACTATCACGTACTGGATCAAGATCAAGACGAGCATAAATTGCTGTTGTATTCTGATTTTTATGATTGAGCGATTTGCCGATAATCGCCAATGAAGCGCCTGTTTTGGCTTGCCAGCTTCCCAAAGTGCGTCTTAAATCATGAATGCGCAAATCTTCAATTTCTGCACGTTTTAAAATGCGCTTCCAGCCTTTTTTGGGTTCTTCAAGGTGTCCTGATTTACTACTACTAGGAAAAACAAATACATCGTCATTAACTGGTTTTCTGCTCTGCAAGACTGCTATGGCTTCAGGCGATAATGTTATTGTATGTGGTGTACCATTTTTAGTTTCTTGTATGCGCCATTCTTGCCGCTCATAATTAATATCTGACCATTTCATTGATAGAACATTTGAACGCCGCGCACCTGTTAGTAATGACATCAATACATAGTCACGTATTGTTTCATTTTCTTCTTCCGCTAATGATTTGAAGAATCTAGGCAATTCATCGCTTTGTAAAAACCTATCGCGGGATAATTCAGGAAACTTAGCAATACCATGTGCAGGATTCTCACCGCTCCATATTCTCCATTCATTGATTGCTTTATTAAACATTACATGAAGCAATTTGAGGACGATATTAGCCGTTACTTGTCCATTGTTACGGCCAATCTTTTTATGAAGCCTGTCCACCTCTTCGTGTTTAATAGATGATAGTTTTCTTTTGCACCAATCAGATAAATAAAGCCGATAAGTGTCTTTGGGCTTGTCTGGTCTACGATTAAAAACTGCTCGGCGTTCCATGTATTCTTGAAACAAATCATCTAAAGTCATCTCTCGTTTTGATTCGCGTATTATTTCAGCTGGGCTTTTACCTGTAATCATCTGTAGATTAATTTCTGCCGCCATTTTTCTCGCTTTTTCGACGGTCATATCAGGATATCGACCTAATGTAACTCTCTCAGGTTTGCCATTTTTGATACGACGGAAAACACTAAAGGTTTTTGTGCCGGTTGGAGTTATGCGAATCTGTAAACTTGAAATCTTTGTATCATGGTATGTGTCTCGTTTACCCGCCTCAGGTATTGGAAGTGCCTCAATATTTGTTTTATTGAATATGATTTTTTTTGCCATATCATTACCAATCCGGGGTTACAGTGGGGTTACATTATAGATAAAAAGTGATATGAAATTATTAATTCTGATTAATCATTATATTAATATAACAGCATGATTAATATACTAACATTAATCTTGATTAAATATCATTAATATTGCGGCCTTGAAACTCCTAAGGGGTAGGTCGCACGTTCGATTCGTGCTCAGGGCGCCAATAGATCAAAGCGTTAGTTCTACTTTGTCAGAATACCCAAAAGCCACTTTTCGCCTAGCAAAAGACTTTTTAGCGCTGAGCCGTCGCCGGTGCCGCTTATGAATAACATCTGCCAGATCCTCGGTGGTAAGTTGTCTTTCTGGCAGCATGTGCGCTAATGCGGTCACCAGGTCATTGAAGGATAACATCGGCCATTGCTTGCGCCCAAGCATCTTTTGCTTGACCAAGAATAGCGTTGCCAGCATGACTAGCGCCATGTGATGATGCCATGCATCCCACCGGCGCACTTGATAATCAGCCATGCCACATTCGCTTTTTGCTTCATGAAAGCTGTGCTCAATGAAGAAACGCTGCGCCTGTACTTGCGCCAGTTGCTGTAACGGTGTTTCAAGTGACGCGTTGGATAAGCTATAATGCGATATTTCGCTAGCGCCAACCTCCCGCTTTGCCAGCAAGTGCCAGCGATGCGCTTGTTTCTCGCTGCCATCCCATACCCATACAAATGCATGAAGATATTCCGCTTCCAGCATACCTTTCTCGCCTTCGCGCAGTTTAATGCGCCGCCATACTGCATCCGGCTGCTCTGATACCCATTGATCAACACGTATCGCCTCAGATTGTGCTTTCAGGCGTTTCGGTTG
It includes:
- a CDS encoding site-specific integrase, translating into MAKKIIFNKTNIEALPIPEAGKRDTYHDTKISSLQIRITPTGTKTFSVFRRIKNGKPERVTLGRYPDMTVEKARKMAAEINLQMITGKSPAEIIRESKREMTLDDLFQEYMERRAVFNRRPDKPKDTYRLYLSDWCKRKLSSIKHEEVDRLHKKIGRNNGQVTANIVLKLLHVMFNKAINEWRIWSGENPAHGIAKFPELSRDRFLQSDELPRFFKSLAEEENETIRDYVLMSLLTGARRSNVLSMKWSDINYERQEWRIQETKNGTPHTITLSPEAIAVLQSRKPVNDDVFVFPSSSKSGHLEEPKKGWKRILKRAEIEDLRIHDLRRTLGSWQAKTGASLAIIGKSLNHKNQNTTAIYARLDLDPVRDSVNTATNAILKAAGLRNGNSVVQLSRKNKC
- a CDS encoding IS701 family transposase, which gives rise to MFQSERANMLRMGEVNEVDHQAMQHMLTSDAIDWNGFGEQIAIETDALLGGSAAVLIIDESAFAKKGESSAGVSRQWNGRLGKVDNCQVGVFASLCQNSMASLIDARLYLPQHWMSDSDRCKKAAIPEACQYYQSKCEIALSMIETAKQRGVRFGYVGIDGGYGKDPAFLRGVDKLGCTFVADVHCRQMVYLEDPKPGIPAWNSRGRQPKRLKAQSEAIRVDQWVSEQPDAVWRRIKLREGEKGMLEAEYLHAFVWVWDGSEKQAHRWHLLAKREVGASEISHYSLSNASLETPLQQLAQVQAQRFFIEHSFHEAKSECGMADYQVRRWDAWHHHMALVMLATLFLVKQKMLGRKQWPMLSFNDLVTALAHMLPERQLTTEDLADVIHKRHRRRLSAKKSFARRKVAFGYSDKVELTL